AATCCAACGTATCTTGTTCGCGATGAGGCAGGGGAAATTCTTGCTGCTGCCTCCATCATGACGGGCGGTTATTATCAAAAAAGTAATAGTGGTCGATTCCGGATTTTTTACTCGGAGTCGAAATTAAAGGCACATTATCAGGCTCTTTGGGAGTCGCTCAAACCTAACGTCACTTCATTAACAAAAACATTCGTCTTTGTTCCGTTAACCGATCAAGAAACCGGAGAAGCACTTCGGGAAGTGGGATTTACGATTGAACGCTATTCGTTCATCTTAGTGAAGAAAATAGGGGACAAGCCGGAGCTTCATTTACCAGAAGAGCTTGAACTGAGATCGCTCAAACGTGGGGAAGGACAAATTTGGTGTGATATTCGAAATCCATCATTTGCTACGCTCAAAGGCTCCGAAAAAGGCCAAGAACCAGTAGAAGTGGAACAATCGTTTGACCGTGAGGATTATTTGGAAGGAGGCAAACTAGTCCTCTATTTAGACGGAAAAGCAGTGGCGGTTGTCGCGTGCTCGAAGGATGAGTTAGACGAAATTCCAACGGTGGATATTGGTCCGCTTGCCGTGCACCCTGATTATCAAGGGAAAGGATTCGGACGATTGATGCTTCGTGCTGCAGAACAATTCGCCTACGACAAAGGATATACGCAAGTTGTGCTATCTGTTAACGGAGAAAATGAGCGAGCGAAGCGGTTATACGAGCAAGAAGGTTTTCAACAAATAGAAGGCGTCGCGTGTTACACCTACTTGTTCGGAGAATAAATTGTTTTATTCCCAGAAAAAACTAACTATTTCACAAACCGAAATAATTACTAGATATTTCGGACATTTCCTGCTAGTATATCCTAATTGTGCAAAGCGAAGGAAGGATAGGAAATGAAAGAAAAGTTAAGTTTGTTCTCCTTAACATGGCCGATATTTTTAGAAGTGTTTTTATTCATGTTAATGGGAATTGTCGATACATTTATGTTATCTGCGTTATCGGATGATGCAGTGTCAGGTGTTGGGGCTGCTAATCAATACATCCATATCGCGATTTTGATATTAGAAGTGGTGGGAACGGGAGCGTCTATTGTTGTGGCGCAGTATTTGGGATCAAAGCGTTTCAAAGAAGCGGCCGAAATCTCCGCTAATGCAGTAACGATGAATTTAATTGCTGGACTTGTGATGAGTGTAGCGTACTTTTTCTTTGCGAAAAACATGATGGTCGCGATGAACTTGCAAGGCGAAGTGTTGATGTATGCGGAAAGTTACTTATCAATTGTTGGGGGAGCGATTTTCCTTCAAGCAATTATTAATGCGCTCGCAGCGATTATACGTGTTCATGGATGGACGAAACAAACGATGTATGTATCACTTGGAATGAATGTCGTGCACGTCATCGGAAACTATGTGCTGATATTTGGGAAGTTCGGATTTCCGGAATTGGGAGTAGAAGGTGCAGCGATTTCTTCTATCTTTAGTCGATTTTTAGCAGTGCTCGTATTCTTTTGGTTATTTTATCAAGTGTTAGAGTACCGCTTGAAAGTTTCGTACTACTTCCGGTTAACTAGGGAGTACGTGAAAAAGATTTTGCGCATTGGGATGCCATCGGCGTTTGAGATGGTCATCTACCAAGCCACGCAAATTGTCTTTTTATACTACGTGACGTATTTAGGGGCAGAATCACTCGCTGCACGGCAATACGCGATGAATATTTCGATGTTCACGTATTTATTCGCCATCGCAATTGGAATGGGGACAGCCATTATTGTCGGTCGGTACATTGGAGCGAATGAAAAAGATGCCGCGTATGTTCAAGTGTGGAAAAGTTTGCACTACGCACTTATTTTTACGGTTAGTGCAGTTGCGATCATGGTCATTTTCCGAAAACCACTCGTTGGTGTTTTTACGGACAATCCAGATGTGTTAAAGCTTGCGACAACAGTGATTGTTTTGGGAATTTTACTCGAAACTGGGCGTACCTTTAACATTGTCATTATTAACTCCTTAAAAGCATCTGGCGACGCCAAGTTTCCCGTCATGATGGCTGTCCTTTCGATGGTGCTCATGAGTTTACCCCTTGGATACTTGTTTGTCTTTGTCCTCGATTTTGGGCTTGTCGGCATCTGGTTAGCAATTGCGGCAGATGAATGGTTACGCGGCGTCATTATGTTCTTCCGGTGGAGAAGTCGAAAATGGGAAAAATACGCACTCGTTTCACCAAAAGCAAAAGCAGCGATTCCAGAATAGGGATCGCTGCTTTTTTTGATGGCATTTAAGGCATCACTTTTTTCGGGGCGTACTTACTTCCGATATAAAAAATAAGAGGTGTTCCAATAATCGTTGGTAACAACCATACCAATATGTACGGCAAGTCTTGTAAAAATGGTAGTTGATCAGCATTTGTGACAAGCGTTGCGGTGACAACACCAATATAAGACCCGAGCATTCCACCAATATGAGGGCCGAGAAATCCTCTTTTTCGCCGTTTGATGGAAAGGTAGCCCCATAATGCAAATCCATAGGAGAAGATCGCGATAAAAAATAAAAATGCGCTTTTTTCCCAAGAAAGGATGGCCAAAATGATGGCGGAAACTGCAACGACTACGTAGGAAGCATGGTATAGCTCGCCAGCGAAGGTATGGAGACCTCGTCGTTTTCGAGCAAACATAGCAGCGAGCCCACTAATAAGGCAGATGAAACCGGTAACAATATGAATCGTGAGAATCATTCCGTACAATTTGATATCCTCCTAATGCGACTGACATACACCGAGTGGATTTCCATCAGGATCTAAAAACGTAAAGTAACGCGTTTTTCCCTCTCCAGAAATCGCATTTACTTGAACATGTTGATCAAGTAAATATGCGTGCAGACCATCAAAATCATCTGTTAAAAAATTCACATATTTTTCTACTCCATAATTGTTATCAGGGAATGTAATTCCGGTATGACCCGGCGTCTCTACTAAGCACAATACAGGGTGGGAGTGTTCGGATAGCCTCACAACTGCCCCTTCTTTTTTGACATAGACTTTCTGACAGCCAAGTATCGATTCGTACCAGTCGGCTGCAAGTTGTGTATTCGTGACGGGAATAAAAATTCCTTCTACACCTTTAAGTTTGGACGACATATTAAAAACCTCCTAAAGAATTCCTCCTTCTCCATATTCGGGATTAAGAAGGAAATTCCTTTAAAAGGTTTTTGTGATCATTCTCAGATTAATAGGGTGCGAGTGTCGAAGTTGCGGGTCTCGAGTCATGCGGATGTGCGATATCGCTTGAAATGGTGCGATTCATACGATTTCGTGTGCGATTCATGCCGAAATAAGAGTAATTTATCAAATAGTTAACAGAGACTCGTTATTTTTCTTCTCCGAAAAGGTCCATACTTAAGTAGCGTTCACCTGTATCGGGTGCGATGCACACTACTTTTTTGCCTTTACCGAGTCGTTTTGCGACTTCAATCGCCGCGTAGACAGATGCACCTGCAGAAGGTCCGACAAAAATACCTTCTTCACGAGCGAGGCGTAGGAACATGGTGATCGCATCGTCATCCTCAATTTGCATAATTTCATCATAAATCGATGTGTTCAAAATTGGCGGGATAAATCCTGGGCTCGTTCCGACTAATTTGTGTTTTCCTGGTTTTCCACCGGAAAGAACGGGTGAGCCTTTCGGTTCTACGACCGCGATATATAGATTCGGGAAATGCTCTTTCAACGTTTCCCCTGTCCCTGTAATGGTTCCGCCAGTTCCAGCAGATGCGACAAAGGCATCTAGTTGTCCGCCAGTTTGTTCAATGATTTCCACTGCAGTTGTCCCTCGGTGGGCATCTGGGTTTGCGCTATTTTCAAATTGCTGTGGAATAAAACCGTTTGGCGTATTTGCGAGAATTTCTTCTGCTTTTCGAATCGCTCCCGGCATTTTCTCCGCTTGAGGTGTCAGCACCACTTCGGCACCAAATGCTTTTAATAAATTGATGCGTTCCTGCGTACTGTTATCAGGTAGCACTAAAATTGCTTTATATCCACGTGCAGCAGCAACCATCGCCAGTCCGATACCAGTGTTGCCACTTGTAGGCTCGATGATCGTATCTCCAGGTTGAATGCGTCCTTGTTTTTCCGCTTCAACAATCATATTGTTCGCTGCTCGGTCTTTCACGCTTTTCGTTGGGTTGAACATTTCTAATTTCACATACACGTCCGCCGCATTTTCGGGAACGAGTTTGTTTAATTTTACTAATGGCGTATTTCCGATTAAATCGGTGATATTTTCATAAATCATGGGTTTGCTCCTCTCAAATGCTAGTCCCTCTATTTTACCGCAAATGACGTTATTCCGCCAAAACCGAGCGCTAAAATCGGGATTAACATGCAGAAAACAGTTCATTTTTTCCAATTGTAGCAACTAAAAACGCAGCTGGCGCAATAAATACCGTAGCCATTCCGTTCGATCTTGCTTGGAAATATTGTGCGTTAGTCCTGTAACAACCGCTTTACGAGGTTGTTCCTTCACCAATTCCTCTTTTAAAATCTCTAAACTTTCTAGTTCTAACGGATCTGTCACGTGTAGCTGAACGTCTTCGATTTCTTCGATGACAGTTTCTGCAGAAATCGTAACAACTTCTAACTGTGATTCCGATTCAAGCAATGCCTCCGTAACATATGCTTTTTTAGAATGTGCTGCTAAGATGTCCGTCTTTTCCACAAGCATGGCAGAAAGTTTTTCAAAGTCATGTGGCATCGGTTGAAGCAAGATTAGCTCGGAGTAAGCGCGCAAAAATCCTTTCATCAAAACAAGTAAGTCGTACCGTGTTTCTTGAATGCTGTCGCCGTACACTTGATCAAGTAATTGCAGCAAGGAATGATTTAACCGGTTATCGTAACCTTTTAGTTTTTCAAAAAGCTCTTGGTTAATCGAATGCATATGTTCTTGGATGAATACTTTGGCGAATGAGGCATGTTCTTCGAATATTGATAAGTTAAATAGAAAGAACGCATGAAGTTTCTCCTTCGGTGCCGTCGAACTGTTCACGAAATCGTCAATTTTTCCCAAAATGAACTTCATAAAATAATCAAAGATGGAAAGTAACAATTCATCTTTCGACTTGAAATGTAGATAAAATGCGCCTTTGGAGATTCCGCACGCCTCTGTAATATGTTGAACTGAAGTCGCTTCAATTCCGTTTTGGGCAAATAACTCGATGGAGGTATCTACAATTAATTGTTTTTTAGACATAAAATAGGTTCGCTCTTTTCTATGGAAATTGACTTTTGACTATGTGGTCATTATTATAAAGAAATGTGACTGAGTAGTCAAGAAGGGGAGAAATAGAGTGAATTCAATTGTTCGGTTTGTATTAAAAAATAAGTTAGCGGTTTGGTTAATAACCATTATCGTGACAATATCAGGTCTTTATTCCGCGACTCAGATGAAAATGGAAACAATTCCCGATATCTCGATTCCATACTTAACGGTTATGACCGTGTATCCAGGTGCAACACCGGAAAAAGTAATGGATGATTTGTCGATTCCGATTGAAAAGAAAGTGGAATCGATGGAAGGCGTAAAGGCAGTATTCTCAAATTCGTACGCGAATATGTCGAGTGTACAATTAGAATTTGAGTATGAAGTAGACATGGATGAAGCGAAGCGGGAAGTGCAATCGTTAATCGATCAAGTCACTTTCCCAGAGCAAGCACAAGATCCAATTATTACTCGCATCAGTATGAATATGATGCCTGTTATTGCACTAAGCGTGAGTAGTAGTAAAGAAGATATTGTTTCCCTTACTTCATTAGTGGAAGACGTTGTCGTTCCGAAAATCGAGAAAATTGACGGCGTTTCTTCTGTAGCGGTGTCTGGTCAAAATATCGAAGAAGTAGAGCTAACGTATGATGAAGAAGCACTCGCAAAGTATAATGTGACGAAAGAATCGATTGCGCAAATGATTCAAGCGAGTGATATGGACGTTTCACTCGGACTTTTCCAATTTGACGATGCAGAAGAAGCGGTCTCTGTGGACGGGAAGCTCACAACAGTCGATCAGTTAAATGACTTGCTGATTCCAGTGACGCCATCGGAAACACAACCTCTACCAATGGTGAACTTAGGCGAACTTGCATCGATTGAGTTAGTTGGAAAAGTAGAATCTGTTTCTCGTACAAACGGGGAAGAAGCGATTGCAATTCAAATTGTGAAAGCGCAAGACGCCAATACAGTAACGGTTGTGAATGAAGTGAAGGATGTCGTAAAGGAACTAGGTAAAACACATCCAGAACTGACCATCGATACAACACTTGACCAAGGAAAACCAATTGAAGATTCTGTTGAAACAATGATTAGTAAAGCATTGTTCGGGGCGGGATTTGCCGTGCTGATCATCTTATTATTCTTACGAGATTTTAGATCGACGATTATTTCCATTGTCTCCATCCCTGTATCGATTTTGATGGCAATTCTTATTTTGAAATGGATGGATATAACGTTGAATATTATGACACTTGGGGCGATAACCGTCGCGATTGGACGGGTAATTGATGACTCGATTGTCGTTGTGGAAAATATTTATCGACGGATTCACTTAAAAGAGGAAAGGTTAACTGGTGGACCTTTAGTCCGTGCAGCAACGATTGAAATGTTTAAGCCGATATTATCGTCGACATTAGTAACGGTTGCGGTATTTGCACCACTGATCTTTGTCGGTGGAATGGTGGGAGAATTATTTACACCGTTTGCCTTAACGATGACATTCGCACTCGGAGCATCACTATTAGTTGCGATTACGATTGTACCGGCAATGTCGCATCTTTTATTCCGCAAAAAATTAGCAACGACAAAACAACCGAACCAACATAAAGAGCAAGGGAAACTGTCGAATGGCTATAAAAAAGGCTTGGCTTGGACGTTGCGCCATAAGGTGGTTACGCTCCTTCTAGCATTTGTGTTATTCGGATCGAGTTTAGCGCTTGCACCAATTATCGGCTTCAGTTTCCTCGGTAGCGAAGAAGAAAAAATGATGTACTTAACGTACACGCCCGCTCCTGGGGAATTAAAAGAAGACATGCTGGAAAATGTGGAAGTCGTCGAACAAAAAATGATGGACCGCAAAGATGTCGATATTGTTCAAGTGTCTGTTTCGGACAAAGCAGATCCGATGGCCGCAATGGCTGGTGGTGGATCAAACGGAGCACTCCTTTTCGTTATTTTTGACGAGGATACGAAAAACTTCCAAGACGTAAAAGCAGAAGTGGAAGAAAGCTTGAAAAATATGGATCAATCGGGTGAATGGAAATCGCAAAACTTTGCAGCAGGCGGTATGGCTGGCAATGAATTAAGCTATACCATTTACGGTGATGACTTATCAAAAGTAGAAAAAGCAGTAGACGAAATCGAAGCTGCCATGAGTAAAAGTGACAAAGTGAAAGATGTGACTACTAGCTTATCAGATCGATTCACTGAGCATTCTTTAGAAACAGATCAACAAACGTTACTGCAATACGGATTAACGACAGGTCAACTAGCGATGCTGTTAAATCCGATGCAGCAAGAAGAAGTGTTAACAACGATCGAACGAGATGATACAACTATTGATGTGATCGTAAAAGCAGAAGACAAATCGGTGGATTCGTTTGATGCGTTACTCGACACAGAAATTCCAACTGCTATGGGTACAACCGTACCGCTTAAAGACATTGTCGAAGTGGAAGAAGGTTCCGCATCTTCTACATTGGACAGAAGCAAAGGACAATTCTACGCATCCGTTTCTGGGACGATTACAAGTAAAGACATTACAAAAGCTTCAGAGGACGTGGATAAGAAAGTAGATGCAATTGATTTACCGAATGGCGTGGAAATCGGCGTCGATGGTGTCACGGCTGACATGCAAGAAACCTTCACACAACTAGGTCTCGCAATGCTAGCTGCGATTGCGATCGTCTACTTCATCTTAGTTGTCACATTTAGTGAAGGTGTTGCACCATTTGCAATTCTGTTCTCCTTACCGTTCACCGTAATCGGTGCGTTCGTTGGATTGTGGATTGCCGGAGAAACCATTTCTGTCTCCGTCATGATGGGTCTACTCATGCTCATCGGAATAGTTGTCACGAATGCGATCGTACTCGTCGACCGAATCATTCACATGGAACGAGATGGAATGACAATGCGAGAAGCAGTTCTGGAGGCAGGTGCAACGCGTATTCGCCCAATCCTGATGACCGCAATCGCGACAATTGGTGCACTATTACCACTGGCGTTCGGATCAGAAGGCAGCGGATTAATCTCCAAAGCACTTGGTGTAACAGTAATTGGAGGACTTGCTAGTTCGACGTTACTGACACTATTTATCGTGCCGATTGTCTATGAAATCCTCTCCAAACTTTTCAAGAAGAACCGTGCAAAAGCGGCAACAAGAGAATATTAAAACGAAGACCATGGACTTTCGAGTTCATGGTTTTTTTGTGGGCAATAGTACGGGAGAGGAAGGATGTACTGATCGGTTTATATGAATCAGTGGGCGGATTAGGAAATGTAGAGGGCGCTTTTCAGTGAAATCACAGAATTTTCGTGAGTGAATTCGGTGCGATATTCCTAAAATTGGTGCGATTTTCATTCTATGCAAGTAAAAAGTGGATGTCATCACATCCAGTTCATGGTACGTTAAATCTATGAAAACATTTGTGAAAGATTATAAAAAAAATGACCAGTTGCGCCAATCGTTTGCAGATTTAGCGAAAAAAACGTTCGGCATCGACTTTGAAACGTGGTACCAGAATCGATACTGGAATGAGCATTACATTTGTTACAGCTATGCCTTGAATGGTGACATAATCGCAAACGTTTCGATTAATACAATGAACGTCTTTGTGCATGGTAACGTGAAAAAAGCGATTCAAATTGGGACCGTAATGACTAATCCAGCGTATCGTAACCAAGGGCTCGCTTCGGAACTACTTGAAAAAGTGTTTGCAGACTACGATTCGACATGTGATTTCTATTTTTTAGCGGCAAATGACCGCGCAATTTCTTTATATGAGAAGAACGGTTTCACTTCATGGATCGAAACGTCGTTTGTGATTGATGTTACAAATTATTCAAAACGAAATAGAGCACTCGAACCTGTTGAAATGACGGGAAAGGAATTCCTGAAACGAAAACGGAAGTCTATCCCTATATCCAACAAGCTAGCTGTCGAAAACGATGAACATGTGTGGATGTTTTACTACCTGCATGGATTCAACGCTTGCCTCTACACAACAGACCATAACCTTACGATTGTCGCCGAATTTGATCAAGAGACTTGTCATCTTTACGGCACTTTAAGTGAACGACCTTTCCATTTGGAACAACACTTACCAGTTATTCTTCACGAAGGGATTAACG
The Paenisporosarcina cavernae genome window above contains:
- a CDS encoding GNAT family N-acetyltransferase, whose translation is MNVERLTEETREAFLQFSKNHRQHVDDSHLYPDDLNNFVVNEENPTYLVRDEAGEILAAASIMTGGYYQKSNSGRFRIFYSESKLKAHYQALWESLKPNVTSLTKTFVFVPLTDQETGEALREVGFTIERYSFILVKKIGDKPELHLPEELELRSLKRGEGQIWCDIRNPSFATLKGSEKGQEPVEVEQSFDREDYLEGGKLVLYLDGKAVAVVACSKDELDEIPTVDIGPLAVHPDYQGKGFGRLMLRAAEQFAYDKGYTQVVLSVNGENERAKRLYEQEGFQQIEGVACYTYLFGE
- a CDS encoding MATE family efflux transporter, which codes for MKEKLSLFSLTWPIFLEVFLFMLMGIVDTFMLSALSDDAVSGVGAANQYIHIAILILEVVGTGASIVVAQYLGSKRFKEAAEISANAVTMNLIAGLVMSVAYFFFAKNMMVAMNLQGEVLMYAESYLSIVGGAIFLQAIINALAAIIRVHGWTKQTMYVSLGMNVVHVIGNYVLIFGKFGFPELGVEGAAISSIFSRFLAVLVFFWLFYQVLEYRLKVSYYFRLTREYVKKILRIGMPSAFEMVIYQATQIVFLYYVTYLGAESLAARQYAMNISMFTYLFAIAIGMGTAIIVGRYIGANEKDAAYVQVWKSLHYALIFTVSAVAIMVIFRKPLVGVFTDNPDVLKLATTVIVLGILLETGRTFNIVIINSLKASGDAKFPVMMAVLSMVLMSLPLGYLFVFVLDFGLVGIWLAIAADEWLRGVIMFFRWRSRKWEKYALVSPKAKAAIPE
- a CDS encoding DUF2306 domain-containing protein — its product is MKLYGMILTIHIVTGFICLISGLAAMFARKRRGLHTFAGELYHASYVVVAVSAIILAILSWEKSAFLFFIAIFSYGFALWGYLSIKRRKRGFLGPHIGGMLGSYIGVVTATLVTNADQLPFLQDLPYILVWLLPTIIGTPLIFYIGSKYAPKKVMP
- a CDS encoding VOC family protein produces the protein MSSKLKGVEGIFIPVTNTQLAADWYESILGCQKVYVKKEGAVVRLSEHSHPVLCLVETPGHTGITFPDNNYGVEKYVNFLTDDFDGLHAYLLDQHVQVNAISGEGKTRYFTFLDPDGNPLGVCQSH
- the cysK gene encoding cysteine synthase A, encoding MIYENITDLIGNTPLVKLNKLVPENAADVYVKLEMFNPTKSVKDRAANNMIVEAEKQGRIQPGDTIIEPTSGNTGIGLAMVAAARGYKAILVLPDNSTQERINLLKAFGAEVVLTPQAEKMPGAIRKAEEILANTPNGFIPQQFENSANPDAHRGTTAVEIIEQTGGQLDAFVASAGTGGTITGTGETLKEHFPNLYIAVVEPKGSPVLSGGKPGKHKLVGTSPGFIPPILNTSIYDEIMQIEDDDAITMFLRLAREEGIFVGPSAGASVYAAIEVAKRLGKGKKVVCIAPDTGERYLSMDLFGEEK
- a CDS encoding TetR/AcrR family transcriptional regulator, with the translated sequence MSKKQLIVDTSIELFAQNGIEATSVQHITEACGISKGAFYLHFKSKDELLLSIFDYFMKFILGKIDDFVNSSTAPKEKLHAFFLFNLSIFEEHASFAKVFIQEHMHSINQELFEKLKGYDNRLNHSLLQLLDQVYGDSIQETRYDLLVLMKGFLRAYSELILLQPMPHDFEKLSAMLVEKTDILAAHSKKAYVTEALLESESQLEVVTISAETVIEEIEDVQLHVTDPLELESLEILKEELVKEQPRKAVVTGLTHNISKQDRTEWLRYLLRQLRF
- a CDS encoding efflux RND transporter permease subunit, whose product is MNSIVRFVLKNKLAVWLITIIVTISGLYSATQMKMETIPDISIPYLTVMTVYPGATPEKVMDDLSIPIEKKVESMEGVKAVFSNSYANMSSVQLEFEYEVDMDEAKREVQSLIDQVTFPEQAQDPIITRISMNMMPVIALSVSSSKEDIVSLTSLVEDVVVPKIEKIDGVSSVAVSGQNIEEVELTYDEEALAKYNVTKESIAQMIQASDMDVSLGLFQFDDAEEAVSVDGKLTTVDQLNDLLIPVTPSETQPLPMVNLGELASIELVGKVESVSRTNGEEAIAIQIVKAQDANTVTVVNEVKDVVKELGKTHPELTIDTTLDQGKPIEDSVETMISKALFGAGFAVLIILLFLRDFRSTIISIVSIPVSILMAILILKWMDITLNIMTLGAITVAIGRVIDDSIVVVENIYRRIHLKEERLTGGPLVRAATIEMFKPILSSTLVTVAVFAPLIFVGGMVGELFTPFALTMTFALGASLLVAITIVPAMSHLLFRKKLATTKQPNQHKEQGKLSNGYKKGLAWTLRHKVVTLLLAFVLFGSSLALAPIIGFSFLGSEEEKMMYLTYTPAPGELKEDMLENVEVVEQKMMDRKDVDIVQVSVSDKADPMAAMAGGGSNGALLFVIFDEDTKNFQDVKAEVEESLKNMDQSGEWKSQNFAAGGMAGNELSYTIYGDDLSKVEKAVDEIEAAMSKSDKVKDVTTSLSDRFTEHSLETDQQTLLQYGLTTGQLAMLLNPMQQEEVLTTIERDDTTIDVIVKAEDKSVDSFDALLDTEIPTAMGTTVPLKDIVEVEEGSASSTLDRSKGQFYASVSGTITSKDITKASEDVDKKVDAIDLPNGVEIGVDGVTADMQETFTQLGLAMLAAIAIVYFILVVTFSEGVAPFAILFSLPFTVIGAFVGLWIAGETISVSVMMGLLMLIGIVVTNAIVLVDRIIHMERDGMTMREAVLEAGATRIRPILMTAIATIGALLPLAFGSEGSGLISKALGVTVIGGLASSTLLTLFIVPIVYEILSKLFKKNRAKAATREY
- a CDS encoding GNAT family N-acetyltransferase, which gives rise to MKTFVKDYKKNDQLRQSFADLAKKTFGIDFETWYQNRYWNEHYICYSYALNGDIIANVSINTMNVFVHGNVKKAIQIGTVMTNPAYRNQGLASELLEKVFADYDSTCDFYFLAANDRAISLYEKNGFTSWIETSFVIDVTNYSKRNRALEPVEMTGKEFLKRKRKSIPISNKLAVENDEHVWMFYYLHGFNACLYTTDHNLTIVAEFDQETCHLYGTLSERPFHLEQHLPVILHEGINEVICHFTVDEPLPGLFLAEDTSNNWMVRSVTGASFPKNTRFPKLAQA